One window of the Zea mays cultivar B73 chromosome 3, Zm-B73-REFERENCE-NAM-5.0, whole genome shotgun sequence genome contains the following:
- the LOC103652517 gene encoding uncharacterized protein translates to MVTRRSRPRATATRPRRRSRSGTGTATRHRRPPATGTGLLGGAVGGLLIDDMISLQGVSSMEVTKEFDPQNLLELFSIFAINLSSPTKDVQILTLRILSYFVKMDQRLITDEERPHKRQRTEVSGEEAVAKYANVVDILLIIESMPISVSTSRKISIFISRIQMSLSSKMVHDDYMPPLLHGIIGILYNIFSDLWPQTLDCLAVLIRKHKELVWGQFVLFIATHQSKGLTVKNQEKLEAATQPQSIFDCFNGGDVGEAEAGEAKSCRAAPGPELHGPSSREAGHVGKGEGRVADAALDELDEDQGRGPHRGAHLEGVVVLLEHQHRAADRKLHHRRRCEPHLRRRPVKTLKQSDQKRQPTANPRYTCTGSTEPTPMASI, encoded by the exons ATGGTTACCCGCCGCAGCAGGCCGCGGGCTACGGctacccgtccccgccgccgcagCAGGTCGGGTACGGGTACGGCTACCCGCCACCGCAGGCCGCCGGCTACGGGTACCGGCCTGCTCGGAGGCGCCGTCGGGGGCCTCCTGATCGACGACATGATCTCCCTGCAAGG AGTATCATCCATGGAAGTGACAAAAGAATTTGATCCACAAAATCTCTTGGAGCTGTTCTCCATCTTTGCTATCAATTTGAGCAGTCCAACCAAGGATGTTCAGATTTTAACATTGAGGATTCTATCATATTTTGTGAAGATGGATCAACGTCTAATAACGGATGAGGAGCGACCACACAAGAGGCAGAGAACAGAAGTTTCTGGAGAGGAAGCTGTTGCTAAATACGCTAAT GTTGTggatattcttttgattattgagTCAATGCCAATTTCAGTATCTACTAGCCGTAAAATTTCTATCTTCATTTCTCGGATACAAATGAGTTTATCTTCCAAGATGGTTCATGATGATTACATGCCTCCTCTCTTACATGGTATTATTGGCATATTGTACAATATATTTAGTGATCTATGGCCACAAACACTGGATTGCCTTGCTGTTCTCATTAGAAAACACAAGGAGCTTGTTTGGGGTCAGTTTGTTCTGTTCATTGCAACTCACCAATCAAAAGGACTGACTGTGAAAAATCAGGAGAAGCTGGAAGCTGCAACCCAACCACAGT CTATTTTTGACTGCTTCAACGGGGGCGATGTCGGTGAGGCCGAGGCGGGAGAGGCCAAGTCCTGCCGGGCCGCACCCGGACCCGAGCTCCACGGCCCGAGTTCCCGGGAAGCGGGGCACGTCGGCAAAGGGGAGGGCCGGGTCGCGGATGCAGCGCTCGACGAACTTGACGAGGACCAGGGACGAGGGCCACACAGAGGTGCCCACCTCGAAGGAGTCGTTGTCCTGCTCGAACATCAGCACCGCGCCGCCGACCGGAAGCTCCACCACCGGAGACGCTGTGAACCGCATCTCCGCCGGCGGCCCGTGAAGACACTGAAGCAAAGCGACCAGAAAAGACAACCAACTGCGAACCCCAGGTACACCTGCACAGGAAGTACAGAACCCACCCCCATGGCTAGCATATAA
- the LOC103652516 gene encoding LOW QUALITY PROTEIN: nuclear pore complex protein NUP96-like (The sequence of the model RefSeq protein was modified relative to this genomic sequence to represent the inferred CDS: deleted 2 bases in 1 codon; substituted 1 base at 1 genomic stop codon): MCTTRGYAGIVAVAAGMAGGSQRWSRGGGSSAPLRLLLLLLDVAVAAPRARLRRSDSEAGEPLVLGTGMLLVHLGRASVLILSFFQGSICGITFTFTNRCGDTVWPGLLSGSGTPPLETTGFALAPGQLRSLYVPQGWSGRFWGRSGCTFDASGKGSCATGDCGSGEVECHASSTATTCPLFRRADFSNWLQDNVCHRVQGEVGSLNDARYLENILLLLTGRQLDTATEIAASRGDVRLAILLSQAGGSMSNRSDLAQTLDQRKMNGLDFDYIEEDWLKVYMLLAGNVQAAFLDLPIDWKRYLGLIMWYQLSPDTPLDIVIRSYDQLLGEGKVLYPVPIYIDEGPLDEAPQWSSGDHFDISFYLMLLHANKDEKFGLLKTMFSAFSSSFDPLDYHFIWHQRSILEAVGAFSSNDLHLLDLSFVYQLLCLGRCHWAIYVILHMPYLDDAPYIHEKLIREVLSQYCESWSRDDAQRQYIVEPGIPEEWMHEALALYHEYYGDKQGALENLIQCGNWKKAHTIFVTSVAHSMFLSSNHXEVWRITSALENHKYEIADWDLGAGIYIDFYVLKNSMQERNAMDDSGSLEEMSESCRSFFGRLNESLLVWGSKLPVESRACYSKMAEELCALLVDTPSETLNLPMGCLLTMLNAPLPDESRSSYLQDALSVFTKILCSDP, translated from the exons ATGTGCACGACGAGGGGGTACGCTGGGATCGTGGCTGTCGCGGCGGGGATGGCGGGCGGTTCGCAGAGATGGAGCCGCGGCGGCGGATCCAGCGCCCCCCTgcggctcctcctcctcctcctcgacgTCGCCGTAGCAGCACCTCGCGCTCGGCTCC GTCGCTCTGACTCGGAGGCCGGCGAGCCGCTCGTGCTAGGCACCGGGATGCTGCTCGTCCATCTCGGGCGCGCCTCCGTCCTCATCCTCTCCttcttccaag GGTCGATATGCGGCATCACGTTCACCTTCACCAACCGCTGCGGCGACACGGTGTGGCCGGGCCTGCTGTCCggctcggggacgccgccgctggAGACCACGGGCTTCGCGCTCGCGCCGGGGCAGTTGCGCTCGCTGTACGTGCCGCAGGGGTGGTCGGGCCGCTTCTGGGGCCGCTCCGGCTGCACCTTCGACGCCTCCGGCAAGGGGTCCTGCGCCACGGGCGACTGCGGCTCCGGCGAGGTCGAGTGCCACG CCTCGTCGACGGCTACAACCTGCCCTTTGTTTAGGAGAGCAGATTTTAGCAATTGGTTACAGGACAATGTTTGCCATCGGGTGCAAGGAGAGGTGGGTTCCTTAAATGATGCCAGGTACTTGGAAAATATCCTCCTCCTTTTGACTGGTCGACAATTGGACACGGCCACTGAAATTGCTGCCTCAAGGGGTGATGTTCGGTTGGCAATCTTGCTAAGTCAGGCAGGTGGGTCAATGTCAAATCGATCTGACCTTGCACAAACACTGGATCAACGGAAAATGAATGGTCTAGATTTTGATTATATTGAGGAAGACTGGTTAAAGGTATATATGTTACTTGCTGGTAATGTACAGGCCGCTTTTCTAGATTTACCAATTGATTGGAAGAGGTACCTTGGTTTGATTATGTGGTATCAATTATCACCTGATACACCACTCGATATTGTCATTCGTTCTTACGATCAACTCCTTGGTGAGGGCAAAGTTCTCTATCCTGttcct atatatatagatgAAGGACCACTTGATGAAGCACCTCAGTGGTCCTCGGGTGACCATTTTGATATCTCCTTCTACCTAATGCTTCTTCATGCCAATAAAGATGAGAAGTTTGGGCTGCTAAAGACTATGTTCAGTGCATTCTCATCTTCATTCGACCCCTTGGATTATCATTTCATATGGCATCAGCGTTCAATTTTGGAGGCTGTTGGAGCTTTCAGTTCAAATGACCTTCACTTGCTAGATTTAAGTTTTGTTTATCAATTGCTTTGTCTTGGGAGGTGCCATTGGGCTATCTATGTCATTCTGCACATGCCGTATCTTGACGATGCCCCATACATTCATGAGAAATTAATCAGGGAAGTTTTATCACAGTATTGCGAGTCATGGAGTAGAGATGATGCTCAAAGGCAGTACATTGTAGAACCTGGTATACCAGAAGAATGGATGCATGAAGCTCTG GCTCTTTATCACGAATACTATGGAGATAAACAGGGCGCACTGGAGAATTTGATTCAGTGTGGCAACTGGAAGAAAGCTCATACTATTTTCGTGACTTCTGTTGCTCATTCTATGTTTCTGTCAT CTAACCATTAGGAGGTCTGGAGGATCACAAGTGCCTTGGAGAACCACAAGTATGAAATTGCTGACTGGGACCTTGGTGCCGGAATATACATAGACTTCTACGTTCTGAAGAACTCAATGCAAGAAAGAAATGCCATGGATGATTCG GGTTCACTCGAGGAGATGAGTGAATCATGCAGAAGTTTCTTTGGCCGATTAAACGAGTCGTTGTTAGTCTGGGGAAGCAAATTACCTGTTGAGTCAAG GGCATGCTACTCGAAGATGGCAGAGGAGCTATGCGCGCTTCTGGTGGACACCCCAAGCGAGACGTTGAATCTACCCATGGGGTGTCTTCTAACGATGCTCAACGCTCCACTTCCGGACGAGAGCAGGTCGTCGTACCTGCAGGACGCACTCTCCGTCTTCACCAAAATCCTTTGCAGCGATCCGTAG
- the LOC100192486 gene encoding Putative pentatricopeptide repeat-containing protein At5g40405-like, which produces MMRPLLRDPTTLLPSLAEASHLRALHAHLVVSGRLASPSHLAAFLASLASSNHLSYARLVLPQRPATLLAHNAFIRALARGPRPCLAFAAFRDLPLPPDHYSLNFLVRAATALVASAAEEKHVSAEVNARLQAVSAHGAAVRWGHAADPHVQSGVLSMYAALGDVASSRAAFAEIACPDVVCVTAMVAALAAGGDVDAARDLFDGMPQRDHVAWSAMIAGYMHVGRSREALMLFDEMLSAGTTVGEATLVSVLTACAQIGTLDRGKWVHWYVRSRGMQMSIKLGTALVDMYSKCGAVVTAMEVFESMAERNVYTWTSAVSGLAMNGMGTECLQLFKRMEGAGIQPNGVSFVAVLRGCSMAGLVDEGRACFDSMDKYGVDPWPEHYGCMVDLYGRAGRLDDAISFINDMPMEPHEGVWGALLNASRIHNSVDLGKYALDKLLAIESENDAAHVQLSNIYAESQNWKGVSRVRGMMKAKGVKKVPGWSTIEVDGKVHEFYVGGRLHPRYNEIELMLAEMDRRLRLQGYTANTREVLFDIEEEEKEGAISLHSEKLALAFGLIVLPEDVEIRIVKNLRVCMDCHRYIKLVSKVFNREIVMRDRNRFHHFKGGECSCRDYW; this is translated from the coding sequence ATGATGCGACCGCTGCTCCGTGACCCAACCACGCTGCTCCCGTCACTCGCCGAGGCGTCCCACCTCCGCGCGCTCCACGCGCACCTAGTCGTATCGGGCCGCCTCGCCTCCCCGTCCCACCTCGCCGCCTTCCTTGCTTCGCTCGCCTCCTCCAACCACCTCTCCTACGCTCGCCTCGTCCTCCCGCAGCGTCCCGCCACGCTGCTTGCGCACAATGCCTTCATCCGCGCGCTCGCCCGCGGGCCACGACCGTGCCTTGCGTTCGCCGCCTTCCGGGACCTCCCGCTCCCGCCTGACCACTACTCCCTCAACTTCCTCGTCCGCGCCGCCACCGCCCTGGTGGCCTCGGCCGCGGAAGAAAAGCACGTGTCGGCCGAGGTGAACGCGAGGCTGCAAGCGGTGTCCGCGCACGGGGCCGCGGTCCGCTGGGGCCACGCGGCGGACCCGCACGTCCAGAGCGGAGTGCTCTCCATGTACGCCGCGCTGGGGGACGTCGCCTCCTCACGGGCTGCATTTGCGGAGATCGCGTGCCCGGACGTCGTGTGCGTCACGGCGATGGTGGCGGCGCTCGCTGCAGGCGGCGACGTGGACGCCGCGCGCGACCTGTTTGACGGAATGCCGCAGAGAGACCACGTCGCATGGAGCGCCATGATCGCAGGGTACATGCACGTAGGCAGGTCGAGGGAGGCACTGATGCTGTTCGACGAAATGCTGAGTGCTGGCACTACCGTCGGCGAGGCGACGCTGGTGTCTGTGCTCACTGCCTGTGCGCAAATTGGCACATTGGATCGTGGTAAGTGGGTACACTGGTATGTACGCAGTCGAGGGATGCAGATGTCGATCAAGCTTGGCACCGCGTTAGTTGATATGTATTCCAAGTGTGGTGCTGTGGTGACAGCGATGGAGGTGTTTGAGAGCATGGCTGAAAGGAACGTTTATACCTGGACAAGCGCGGTTAGTGGCCTTGCGATGAATGGCATGGGGACCGAGTGCCTTCAGCTGTTCAAGCGCATGGAGGGTGCAGGAATACAGCCTAACGGTGTCAGCTTTGTTGCAGTGCTGCGTGGATGCTCTATGGCTGGGTTGGTAGATGAGGGACGAGCATGTTTTGACTCGATGGACAAGTATGGAGTTGATCCTTGGCCAGAACACTATGGCTGCATGGTTGATCTCTATGGTCGAGCAGGGCGTCTAGACgacgccattagtttcatcaatgaCATGCCAATGGAGCCACACGAAGGTGTGTGGGGAGCTCTACTCAACGCTTCTAGGATTCATAATAGTGTTGACTTGGGCAAATATGCATTGGACAAGCTCTTGGCGATTGAGTCTGAAAATGATGCAGCTCATGTCCAGCTGTCTAACATCTACGCAGAATCGCAGAATTGGAAGGGTGTCTCCAGGGTTCGAGGCATGATGAAAGCCAAGGGAGTGAAGAAGGTGCCTGGGTGGAGCACCATTGAGGTTGATGGCAAGGTACACGAGTTCTATGTTGGGGGCAGGTTGCACCCAAGATACAATGAGATCGAGCTGATGCTTGCAGAGATGGATCGGAGGCTAAGACTGCAAGGGTACACTGCGAACACCAGAGAGGTTTTGTTTGATATTGAGGAAGAGGAGAAAGAGGGTGCCATCTCCTTGCACAGTGAGAAGCTGGCACTGGCCTTTGGGCTGATCGTGTTGCCAGAAGACGTGGAAATTAGGATTGTGAAGAACCTAAGGGTATGCATGGACTGCCATCGTTATATTAAATTGGTATCTAAGGTTTTCAACAGGGAAATTGTAATGAGAGATAGGAATAGGTTTCATCATTTCAAGGGTGGGGAATGCTCATGTAGGGATTACTGGTGA